The following are from one region of the Muntiacus reevesi chromosome 3, mMunRee1.1, whole genome shotgun sequence genome:
- the LOC136162969 gene encoding ubiquitin-conjugating enzyme E2 N-like → MAGLPRRIIKETQRLLAEPVPGIKAEPDESNARYFHVVIAGPQDSPFEGGTFKLELFLPEEYSMAAPKVRFMTKIYHPNVDKLGRICLDILKDKWSPALQIRTVLLSIQALLSAPNPDDPLANDVAEQ, encoded by the coding sequence ATGGCCGGGCTGCCCCGCAGGATTATCAAGGAAACCCAGCGTTTGCTGGCAGAACCAGTTCCTGGCATTAAAGCAGAACCAGATGAGAGCAACGCCCGTTATTTTCATGTGGTCATTGCCGGCCCTCAGGATTCCCCCTTTGAGGGAGGGACTTTTAAACTTGAACTATTCCTTCCAGAAGAATACTCAATGGCAGCCCCTAAAGTACGTTTCATGACCAAAATTTATCATCCTAATGTAGACAAGTTGGGAAGAATATGTTTAGATATTTTGAAAGATAAGTGGTCCCCAGCACTGCAGATCCGCACAGTTCTGCTATCGATCCAGGCTTTGTTAAGTGCTCCCAATCCAGATGATCCGTTAGCAAATGATGTAGCGGAGCAGTGA